The following coding sequences are from one Humulus lupulus chromosome X, drHumLupu1.1, whole genome shotgun sequence window:
- the LOC133806882 gene encoding probable glycosyltransferase At5g03795 has product MALKLFTKCQAETRRLIWIIGLMFTLVLIFQYFELPYGIFLPSIFPSAKVPVVEESSLQNADLLPNYKIIGDNSSLSNNTHSTQVNDTRISGSISEESLGLDEGNTTGKEYLSGDLERQNKTEKKTENLKDVDNGLPQEEAKQPELTFHEKINTTNISFSNNETTITTSDQNGTSFAGSPTPANSNTSLVEKKENSEPEHTELKQKDNSSSMTTAPQITNKPKTPVLDVYSLSDMNKMLLQSQASYYSVIPKWPSAAERELQAVTLQIENAPIVMNDPKLYAPLYKNISTFKRSYELMEQTLKVYIYKEGDRPILHTPVLTGLYASEGWFMKQMENNKQFVTKNAKKAHLFYLPFSSRMLEETLYVVDSHSHKNLIQFLKNYVNIIAAKYPYWNRTGGADHFLVACHDWAPSETKQYMGKCIRALCNADVKEGFVFGKDVSLPETYVHLPKDPLRNLGGKPASKRSTLAFFAGSMHGYVRPILLQHWQDKDPDMKIFGKLPKKKGNKVYVNYMKSSKYCICAKGYEVNSPRVVEAIFYDCVPVIISDNFVPPFIEVLNWESFAVFVLEKDIPNLKNILLSIPDKRYRRMQMMVKKVQKHFLWNPKPVKYDIFHMLLHSIWHNRLHQIRPI; this is encoded by the exons ATGGCCCTGAAACTTTTCACTAAATGTCAAGCAGAAACAAGGAGACTGATTTGGATTATTGGGTTGATGTTTACACTGGTTTTAATCTTTCAGTACTTTGAACTCCCATATGGTATTTTTCTTCCATCTATATTTCCATCTGCTAAGGTACCTGTAGTGGAAGAAAGTAGTCTGCAAAATGCAGATTTGCTACCTAATTATAAGATTATAGGTGATAATAGCTCACTTTCCAATAACACTCACTCAACTCAGGTTAATGATACAAGGATCTCTGGTTCTATATCAGAAGAATCCTTGGGTTTAGATGAGGGTAATACTACTGGTAAGGAGTATTTATCTGGGGATTTGGAAAGACAAAACAAAACTGAGAAGAAAACAGAGAATTTGAAAGATGTAGATAATGGACTTCCGCAAGAGGAGGCCAAACAGCCTGAGCTGACCTTCCATGAAAAGATCAACACCACAAATATTAGTTTTTCGAATAATGAAACAACTATTACAACTTCTGATCAGAATGGAACCTCATTTGCTGGTTCTCCCACCCCAGCTAATTCCAACACCTCTTTAGTAGAGAAAAAAGAAAATTCTGAGCCAGAGCATACTGAGCTCAAACAAAAGGACAATAGTTCTTCCATGACCACAGCCCCACAGATTACTAACAAGCCCAAGACTCCGGTGTTGGATGTTTATTCGCTATCTGATATGAACAAGATGTTGCTTCAGAGTCAGGCCTCATACTATTCAGTG ATTCCAAAGTGGCCCTCAGCAGCTGAGCGTGAATTGCAGGCTGTGACATTACAAATTGAGAATGCACCAATAGTAATGAATGATCCAAAATTATATGCTcctctttataaaaatatttccACATTCAAAAG GAGTTATGAATTAATGGAACAGACTCTCAAAGTTTACATTTACAAGGAAGGAGATAGGCCTATACTACACACACCAGTACTCACAGGGTTATATGCTTCTGAAGGATGGTTTATGAAGCAGATGGAGAATAATAAACAATTTGTTACTAAAAATGCAAAGAAAGCCCACCTGTTTTACTTGCCTTTTAGCTCTCGAATGCTAGAGGAAACCTTATATGTAgttgattcacatagtcataagAACCTTATACAGTTTCTGAAGAATTACGTGAACATTATTGCTGCAAAATATCCATACTGGAACAGAACTGGAGGGGCTGACCATTTTCTTGTTGCTTGCCATGATTGG GCTCCTTCAGAGACAAAGCAATATATGGGGAAGTGCATTAGGGCCCTATGCAATGCTGATGTGAAAGAAGGTTTTGTATTTGGCAAAGATGTGTCTCTTCCTGAAACCTATGTTCACTTGCCTAAAGATCCCCTTAGAAATCTTGGAGGCAAGCCTGCTTCAAAGAGGTCAACACTAGCATTCTTTGCAGGGAGTATGCACGGTTACGTTCGGCCAATTCTGCTGCAGCACTGGCAAGATAAAGACCCCGACATGAAAATCTTTGGCAAGTTACCTAAGAAGAAGGGAAACAAGGTGTATGTCAACTACATGAAGAGCAGCAAGTACTGTATATGTGCAAAAGGCTACGAAGTCAACAGTCCTCGAGTTGTAGAAGCGATTTTCTACGATTGTGTTCCGGTGATCATATCTGACAACTTTGTGCCTCCATTTATAGAAGTTCTTAACTGGGAATCCTTCGCGGTGTTTGTGTTGGAGAAAGATATTCCCAACTTGAAGAATATACTACTTTCAATCCCAGACAAGAGGTATAGAAGGATGCAGATGATGGTGAAAAAGGTACAAAAACATTTTCTGTGGAATCCTAAGCCtgtgaaatatgatatttttcacatGCTACTTCACTCTATTTGGCACAATAGACTTCACCAAATAAGACCCATATAA